In bacterium 336/3, the following proteins share a genomic window:
- a CDS encoding phage-shock protein, producing the protein MGIFGRIGDIFKANINDLLDKAEDPEKMIKQMVLEMQESITKATSGLAQAMAQEKKLQRDYEKFVAASSDWKNKAAQALQAGNEDLARKALAKKAEADQQVTQYQQLYENAAATASTLKQQVDSLKLKLDEAKMKEQTLIARNQAAKAQKEIAKQIGGFDSNSFAKFDKFEEKILKAEAEANAFMEMSNDKTSLDDEFKALEKNSAVDDELAKLKAELNK; encoded by the coding sequence ATGGGAATCTTTGGAAGAATTGGAGATATCTTCAAAGCAAACATCAATGACCTGCTTGATAAAGCAGAAGATCCTGAAAAAATGATAAAGCAGATGGTGTTAGAAATGCAAGAATCTATCACCAAAGCAACTTCGGGTTTAGCACAAGCAATGGCTCAAGAAAAAAAATTGCAAAGAGATTATGAAAAATTTGTGGCAGCTTCAAGCGATTGGAAGAATAAAGCAGCACAAGCATTACAAGCAGGAAATGAGGACTTGGCTCGTAAGGCATTGGCTAAAAAGGCTGAAGCAGACCAACAAGTAACACAATATCAACAATTGTACGAAAATGCAGCAGCTACAGCTTCTACATTGAAACAACAAGTAGATAGCTTAAAGTTAAAATTAGATGAAGCTAAGATGAAAGAGCAAACCTTGATTGCTCGTAATCAGGCTGCAAAAGCTCAAAAAGAGATTGCTAAACAAATCGGAGGTTTCGATTCTAACTCTTTTGCTAAATTTGACAAGTTTGAAGAGAAAATTTTGAAAGCAGAAGCAGAAGCAAATGCTTTTATGGAAATGTCTAATGATAAAACAAGCTTAGATGATGAGTTTAAGGCTTTAGAGAAAAACTCTGCTGTAGATGATGAACTCGCTAAATTGAAAGCAGAACTTAACAAATAA